The DNA sequence CCAGTGTGGTTGGTGGTTTGGTTGATAAACCGGTTATTGGTGTACCAACAAGCATTGGATACGGCGCAAACTTCCAAGGATTATCGGCGCTGCTATCGATGCTGAACAGTTGTGCCAGCGGCGTTTCAGTTGTTAATATCGACAATGGTTTCGGTGCCGCCTGTCAGGCCTCCCTAATCAACAAATTATAGATTTCAAAAATGAACGAACTGATCTTACTTTCCCTTACCGCTGCTTCACTTGGATTTATCCACACAGCTTTGGGTCCCGATCATTATTTGCCTTTTATTGTGTTGAGCAAAGCCAGAAATTGGAGCGTACCCAAAACCATGTGGATCACTTTTATTTCAGGAGTTGGGCACGTGGGCGGTTCTGTAGTAATCGGACTTGTGGGAATTGCATTAGGAATCAGTTTAAATAAACTAACTTTTGTAGAGGAATTCAGAGGTGACATTGTTGCATTACTTCTGATTGCCTTTGGCCTGGGCTATTCGATTTATGGCTTTTATAAGTTTCTGAAAAATGGAGGCCATCATCATCTGCCAAATTTTTTGATCCCCAAAAATCTTCGTGAAATTAAGCATCAGGTTAGCCACGGATTGGAAGAAAAAGTTGATGAAACCAAATTGACTCCCTGGGTTTTGTTTATCATTTTTGTTTTTGGCCCCTGCGAAGTTTTAATCCCGATGTTATTCATTCCGGCAGTACAAAGCAGCTCTACCGGAATTGCTTCAGTTGCCCTTTTCTTCGGAATTACCACAATAGCCACCATGATGTTCATTGTTTATCTCGGACATCTTGGTTCATCCTTCCTGAAATTTAAAT is a window from the Aquipluma nitroreducens genome containing:
- a CDS encoding urease accessory protein UreH domain-containing protein, with product MNELILLSLTAASLGFIHTALGPDHYLPFIVLSKARNWSVPKTMWITFISGVGHVGGSVVIGLVGIALGISLNKLTFVEEFRGDIVALLLIAFGLGYSIYGFYKFLKNGGHHHLPNFLIPKNLREIKHQVSHGLEEKVDETKLTPWVLFIIFVFGPCEVLIPMLFIPAVQSSSTGIASVALFFGITTIATMMFIVYLGHLGSSFLKFKSKEKYMHLIAGLVILIAGLGMHFFGW